A single window of Streptomyces griseoviridis DNA harbors:
- the hpnC gene encoding squalene synthase HpnC, with protein sequence MTGTRTSRPADPERDTLDKAAAENFPVAPFFLPRAWRDDLMAVYGFARLVDDIGDGDLAPGGADARLLGVEPEDADDRLLMLDAFEADLGRVFDSTPRHPLLRRLQPTVRRRALTPEPFLGLIAANRQDQLVTRYETYDDLLAYCELSANPVGRLVLAVTGTSTPERIRLSDAICTALQIVEHVQDVAEDLGRDRIYLPAEDMKRFHVRESDLATDHAGASVRALVAYETERAVGLLNEGAPLVGSVHGRLKLLLAGFVAGGRAAVRAIVAAEYDVLPGPPRAGRFQLLREAGVTLRGKG encoded by the coding sequence ATGACCGGAACCCGCACGTCCCGCCCCGCGGACCCGGAGCGCGACACCCTCGACAAGGCGGCCGCCGAGAACTTCCCGGTGGCCCCCTTCTTCCTGCCCAGGGCCTGGCGCGACGACCTGATGGCCGTCTACGGCTTCGCCCGCCTCGTCGACGACATCGGCGACGGCGACCTGGCCCCCGGCGGCGCCGACGCCCGCCTCCTCGGTGTCGAGCCAGAGGACGCCGACGACCGGCTGCTGATGCTCGACGCGTTCGAGGCCGACCTCGGCCGTGTCTTCGACTCCACCCCGCGCCACCCCCTGCTGCGCCGCCTCCAGCCCACGGTCCGCCGCCGCGCCCTCACCCCCGAGCCGTTCCTCGGGCTGATCGCCGCGAACCGCCAGGACCAGCTGGTCACCCGCTACGAGACGTACGACGACCTGCTCGCCTACTGCGAGCTGTCCGCCAACCCCGTCGGCCGTCTCGTGCTCGCCGTGACCGGCACCTCGACCCCCGAGCGGATCCGCCTTTCGGACGCGATCTGCACCGCACTACAGATCGTCGAACACGTGCAGGATGTCGCCGAGGATCTCGGCCGTGACCGTATCTATCTGCCCGCCGAGGACATGAAGCGCTTCCACGTGCGGGAGAGCGATCTCGCCACCGACCACGCGGGCGCGTCGGTGCGCGCGCTGGTCGCATACGAAACAGAACGCGCCGTCGGCCTGCTGAATGAAGGCGCCCCCCTCGTGGGTAGCGTCCACGGCAGATTGAAGCTGCTGCTCGCGGGATTCGTGGCTGGGGGGAGAGCGGCGGTCCGCGCGATCGTCGCCGCCGAGTACGACGTACTTCCCGGCCCGCCCAGAGCCGGCAGGTTCCAGCTGCTGCGCGAGGCGGGCGTGACGCTGCGAGGAAAGGGGTGA
- the hpnD gene encoding presqualene diphosphate synthase HpnD, with protein sequence MIRTVESEQQLVSAPVLAAYRYCEAVTGQQARNFAYGIRLLPTPKRRAMSALYAFSRRVDDIGDGALPNPVKAERLEETRALLTRVRAGEVAEDDTDPVAVALAHTADVFPVPLGGLDELIDGVLMDVRGERYETWDDLKVYCRCVAGAIGRLSLGVFGTEPGARGAERAPEYADTLGLALQLTNILRDVREDAEGGRTYLPADDLAKFGCSAGFDGPLPPDGSDFAGLVHFEVRRARALFAEGYRLLPMLDRRSGACVAAMAGIYRRLLDRIERDPEAVLRGRVSLPGREKAYVAVRGLSGLDTRHVTRRTVRRRA encoded by the coding sequence GTGATCCGGACCGTGGAGTCGGAACAGCAGCTCGTGTCCGCACCGGTACTCGCCGCCTACCGGTACTGCGAGGCCGTCACAGGACAGCAGGCCCGCAACTTCGCGTACGGCATCAGGCTGCTGCCCACGCCGAAGCGGCGCGCGATGTCCGCGCTGTACGCGTTCTCCCGGCGCGTCGACGACATCGGTGACGGCGCGCTGCCGAACCCGGTGAAGGCGGAACGCCTGGAGGAGACCCGGGCGCTGCTCACCCGGGTGCGGGCCGGCGAGGTCGCCGAGGACGACACCGACCCGGTCGCGGTCGCCCTCGCCCACACCGCCGACGTCTTCCCGGTACCGCTCGGCGGCCTCGACGAGCTGATCGACGGCGTCCTGATGGACGTGCGCGGCGAGCGGTACGAGACCTGGGACGACCTGAAGGTCTACTGCCGGTGCGTGGCCGGCGCCATCGGGCGGCTGTCGCTCGGCGTGTTCGGCACCGAACCGGGCGCGCGAGGCGCCGAACGCGCGCCGGAGTACGCCGACACCCTCGGCCTCGCGCTCCAGCTCACCAACATCCTGCGGGACGTCCGCGAGGACGCCGAGGGCGGCCGCACCTACCTGCCCGCCGACGACCTCGCCAAATTCGGCTGCTCCGCCGGGTTCGACGGCCCCCTCCCCCCTGACGGCTCCGACTTCGCGGGCCTCGTCCACTTCGAGGTGCGGCGGGCCCGCGCCCTCTTCGCCGAGGGCTACCGGCTGCTGCCGATGCTCGACCGGCGCAGCGGCGCCTGCGTCGCCGCCATGGCCGGCATCTACCGCAGGCTGCTCGACCGCATCGAACGCGACCCGGAGGCCGTGCTGCGCGGCCGGGTCTCGCTGCCGGGACGCGAGAAGGCGTACGTCGCCGTCCGCGGCCTCTCGGGCCTCGACACCCGGCACGTGACGCGGCGGACCGTCAGGAGGCGTGCCTGA
- a CDS encoding DUF6380 family protein — protein MRHPHDDTRPGARRRATPRPRTASLTATAGPAAFPNGGRAGEDAR, from the coding sequence ATGCGCCACCCGCACGACGACACCCGCCCCGGCGCACGGCGGCGGGCAACCCCGCGCCCGCGCACCGCGTCCCTGACGGCGACGGCGGGCCCCGCCGCGTTCCCGAACGGCGGCCGGGCGGGGGAGGACGCGCGATGA
- the hpnE gene encoding hydroxysqualene dehydroxylase HpnE translates to MTDGKASGGPGTGAPAGHGKDAVVIGGGLAGVTAALALADAGVRVTLVEGRPRLGGLAFSFRRGELTVDNGQHVYMRCCTAYRWFLDRIGGTALAPLQDRLDVPVLDLDRPEGRRLGRLRRDPLPVPLHLGRSLAAYPHLSLADRAKVGRAALALKGLDLTDPALDSQDFGGWLTAHGQSARAVEALWDLVGVATLNAVAGDCSLALAAMVFKTGLLSEPGAADIGWAKVPLGDLHDRLAREALDAAGVRTETRTRVNAVSRDGDGRWSVQVPGEQLRTDAVVLAVPQREAHDLLPPGALDDPQRLLEIGTAPILNVHVVYDRTVLTRPFFAALGTPVQWVFDRTDASGLTSGQYLAVSQSAAQDDIDAPVAALRERYLPELERLLPGARGAEVRDFFVTRERTATFAPTPGVGRLRPGARTKAPGLYLAGAWTATGWPATMESAVRSGVSAADAALSALGRPRPRRLFEVEEAA, encoded by the coding sequence ATGACCGACGGCAAGGCGTCAGGCGGACCGGGCACCGGGGCGCCCGCGGGCCACGGCAAGGACGCCGTCGTGATCGGCGGCGGGCTGGCCGGTGTCACTGCCGCCCTCGCCCTCGCCGACGCGGGGGTGCGGGTCACCCTCGTCGAGGGCCGCCCCCGGCTGGGCGGACTGGCCTTCTCCTTCCGGCGCGGCGAGCTGACCGTGGACAACGGACAGCACGTGTACATGCGCTGCTGCACCGCCTACCGCTGGTTCCTCGACCGGATCGGCGGGACGGCGCTCGCGCCGCTGCAGGATCGTCTCGACGTGCCCGTTCTCGACCTGGACCGCCCCGAGGGACGCCGGCTCGGCAGGCTCCGCCGCGACCCCCTGCCGGTCCCCCTGCACCTGGGGCGCAGCCTCGCCGCCTACCCGCACCTCTCGCTCGCCGACCGCGCGAAGGTCGGCAGGGCCGCGCTCGCCCTCAAAGGGCTCGACCTCACCGATCCGGCCCTCGACAGCCAGGACTTCGGCGGCTGGCTGACCGCCCACGGCCAGTCGGCGCGTGCCGTCGAGGCCCTGTGGGACCTGGTCGGCGTGGCCACCCTCAACGCCGTCGCGGGCGACTGCTCGCTCGCGCTCGCCGCGATGGTGTTCAAGACCGGCCTGCTCTCCGAGCCGGGCGCCGCCGACATCGGCTGGGCCAAGGTCCCGCTGGGCGACCTGCACGACCGGCTGGCCCGCGAGGCCCTCGACGCCGCGGGCGTGCGGACCGAGACCCGCACCCGCGTCAACGCCGTCTCCCGTGACGGGGACGGCCGGTGGAGCGTCCAGGTACCGGGCGAGCAACTGCGCACGGACGCCGTCGTGCTCGCCGTGCCGCAGCGCGAGGCGCACGACCTGCTGCCGCCCGGCGCCCTCGACGACCCCCAACGGCTCCTGGAGATCGGCACCGCGCCGATCCTGAACGTGCACGTCGTCTACGACCGCACCGTCCTCACCCGCCCCTTCTTCGCGGCCCTCGGCACCCCGGTGCAGTGGGTCTTCGACCGCACCGACGCCTCAGGACTCACCAGCGGCCAGTACCTCGCCGTCTCGCAGTCCGCCGCCCAGGACGACATCGACGCGCCCGTCGCCGCCCTGCGCGAGCGCTACCTGCCCGAACTGGAACGACTGCTGCCCGGTGCCCGCGGCGCCGAGGTGCGGGACTTCTTCGTCACCCGGGAGCGCACGGCGACGTTCGCCCCCACCCCCGGCGTCGGACGGCTGCGGCCCGGCGCCCGCACCAAGGCACCCGGCCTCTACCTGGCCGGAGCGTGGACCGCCACCGGGTGGCCCGCGACCATGGAGAGTGCGGTTCGCAGCGGTGTCAGCGCGGCCGACGCCGCGCTGAGCGCCCTGGGCCGGCCCCGCCCCCGTCGCCTCTTCGAAGTGGAGGAGGCGGCGTGA
- a CDS encoding polyprenyl synthetase family protein — translation MPPASTAGQETAVDVTALLERGRTLATPVLRAAVDRLAPPMDTVAAYHFGWIDADGNPADGDGGKAVRPALAVLSAEVTGAAPEAGVPGAVAVELVHNFSLLHDDLMDGDEQRRHRDTVWKVHGPAQAILVGDALFALGNEVLLELGTVEAGRATRRLTAATRALIDGQAQDISYEHRDRVSVEECLEMEGNKTGALLACACSIGAVLGGADDRTADTLERYGYHLGLAFQAVDDLLGIWGDPGATGKQTWSDLRQRKKSLPVVAALAAGGEASERLGEILAADAKSSDFANFSEEEFAARAALIEEAGGREWTAQEARRQHTIAIEALDAIDMPDRVRAQFVALADFVVVRKR, via the coding sequence GTGCCCCCGGCCTCGACCGCCGGCCAAGAGACCGCGGTGGACGTGACCGCGCTCCTGGAACGCGGCCGGACCCTGGCCACGCCGGTACTGCGGGCGGCCGTCGACCGCCTGGCCCCTCCCATGGACACCGTGGCCGCCTACCACTTCGGCTGGATCGACGCCGACGGCAACCCCGCCGACGGCGACGGCGGCAAGGCCGTGCGCCCCGCCCTCGCGGTGCTCTCCGCCGAGGTCACCGGCGCCGCCCCCGAGGCCGGGGTGCCCGGCGCGGTCGCCGTCGAACTCGTCCACAACTTCTCGCTCCTGCACGACGACCTGATGGACGGCGACGAGCAGCGCCGCCACCGCGACACCGTCTGGAAGGTGCACGGACCCGCCCAGGCCATCCTGGTCGGCGACGCCCTGTTCGCCCTCGGCAACGAGGTCCTCCTCGAACTGGGCACCGTCGAGGCCGGCCGCGCCACCCGCCGGCTGACCGCCGCCACCCGCGCCCTGATCGACGGCCAGGCCCAGGACATCTCCTACGAGCACCGCGACCGCGTCAGCGTCGAGGAGTGCCTGGAGATGGAGGGCAACAAGACCGGAGCCCTGCTCGCCTGCGCCTGCTCCATCGGCGCCGTCCTCGGCGGCGCCGACGACCGCACCGCCGACACCCTGGAGAGGTACGGCTACCACCTCGGCCTCGCCTTCCAGGCCGTCGACGACCTCCTCGGTATCTGGGGAGACCCGGGCGCCACCGGCAAGCAGACCTGGAGCGACCTGCGCCAGCGCAAGAAGTCCCTGCCGGTCGTGGCCGCGCTCGCGGCGGGCGGGGAAGCCTCCGAGCGGCTCGGCGAGATCCTCGCCGCAGACGCCAAGAGCAGTGACTTCGCGAACTTCTCCGAGGAGGAGTTCGCGGCCCGCGCCGCCCTCATCGAGGAAGCGGGCGGCCGGGAGTGGACCGCGCAAGAGGCCCGCCGCCAGCACACCATCGCCATCGAAGCCCTCGACGCCATCGACATGCCCGACCGGGTACGGGCCCAGTTCGTGGCGCTCGCCGACTTCGTCGTCGTACGAAAGAGATGA
- the shc gene encoding squalene--hopene cyclase, whose amino-acid sequence MTATTDGSTGAMPPRAAAASDTAGTTPETAGVHEAAAHAVQRATDFLLAQQDPQGWWKGDLETNVTMDAEDLLLRQFLGIRDEATTRASALFIRGEQRPDGTWATFYGGPGELSATIEAYVALRLAGDRPDAPHMARASAWIRARGGIAAARVFTRIWLALFGWWRWEDLPELPPELLYFPKWFPLNIYNFGCWARQTIVPLTVVSAKRPVRPAPFPLDELHTDKDRPNPPKPLAPPTTWDGLFQRLDKVVRGYRAVAVRGLRTAALNSATRWIVERQENDGAWGGIQPPAVYSVIALHLMGYDLDHPVMRAGLESLDRYAVWREDGARMIEACQSPVWDTCLAAIALVDAGVPADHPKLVRAADWMLGEEIVRPGDWAVRRPQLPPGGWAFEFHNDNYPDIDDTAEVALALRRVRHHNPERVDRAIGRAVRWNLGMQSKNGGWGAFDVDNTSPFPNRLPFCDFGEVIDPPSADVTAHVVEMLAVEGLSHDPRTRRGIDWLLAEQEPDGSWFGRWGVNYIYGTGSVVPALTAAGFPGSHPAIRRAVGWLESVQNEDGGWGEDLRSYQDAARWSGRGASTASQTGWALMALLAAGERDSKAVERGVAWLAATQRDDGSWDEPYFTGTGFPWDFSINYHLYRQVFPLTALGRYLHGEPFAKRPYPEAEGG is encoded by the coding sequence ATGACAGCGACGACCGACGGAAGCACCGGGGCCATGCCTCCCCGAGCAGCCGCGGCCAGCGACACCGCAGGCACCACCCCCGAGACGGCCGGGGTGCACGAAGCCGCCGCACACGCCGTACAACGCGCCACCGACTTCCTCCTCGCCCAACAGGACCCCCAGGGCTGGTGGAAGGGCGACCTGGAGACCAACGTCACCATGGACGCCGAGGATCTGCTGCTCAGACAGTTCCTCGGCATCAGGGACGAGGCCACCACCCGCGCCAGCGCCCTCTTCATCCGCGGCGAACAGCGCCCGGACGGCACCTGGGCCACCTTCTACGGCGGACCGGGCGAACTCTCCGCCACCATCGAGGCGTACGTCGCGCTGCGGCTGGCCGGCGACCGGCCGGACGCACCGCACATGGCCCGCGCCTCGGCCTGGATCCGGGCCCGCGGCGGCATCGCCGCGGCGCGCGTCTTCACCCGGATCTGGCTCGCCCTGTTCGGCTGGTGGAGATGGGAGGACCTGCCCGAACTCCCGCCCGAACTCCTGTACTTCCCCAAGTGGTTCCCGCTCAACATCTACAACTTCGGCTGCTGGGCGCGGCAGACCATCGTGCCCCTCACCGTCGTCTCCGCGAAGCGCCCGGTGCGCCCGGCGCCGTTCCCGCTGGACGAGCTGCACACCGACAAGGACCGCCCCAACCCGCCCAAGCCCCTTGCCCCGCCCACCACATGGGACGGCCTCTTCCAGCGGCTCGACAAGGTCGTCCGCGGCTACCGCGCGGTCGCCGTGCGCGGACTCCGCACCGCCGCCCTGAACTCCGCCACCCGCTGGATCGTCGAACGCCAGGAGAACGACGGAGCCTGGGGCGGCATCCAGCCGCCCGCCGTCTACTCGGTCATCGCCCTGCACCTGATGGGATACGACCTCGACCACCCCGTGATGCGGGCCGGCCTCGAATCCCTCGACCGGTACGCCGTGTGGCGCGAGGACGGCGCCCGCATGATCGAGGCCTGCCAGTCACCGGTGTGGGACACCTGCCTCGCCGCCATCGCGCTCGTCGACGCCGGAGTCCCCGCCGACCACCCCAAACTCGTGCGGGCCGCCGACTGGATGCTCGGCGAGGAGATCGTCAGACCCGGCGACTGGGCCGTGCGACGCCCCCAACTCCCGCCCGGCGGATGGGCGTTCGAGTTCCACAACGACAACTACCCCGACATCGACGACACCGCGGAGGTCGCCCTCGCGCTGCGCCGGGTGCGCCACCACAACCCGGAGCGGGTGGACCGGGCCATCGGACGCGCGGTCCGCTGGAACCTCGGCATGCAGTCGAAGAACGGCGGCTGGGGCGCCTTCGACGTCGACAACACCAGCCCCTTCCCCAACCGGCTGCCGTTCTGCGACTTCGGGGAGGTCATCGACCCGCCGTCGGCCGACGTCACCGCGCACGTCGTCGAGATGCTCGCGGTCGAGGGCCTCTCCCACGACCCGCGCACCCGGCGCGGCATCGACTGGCTGCTCGCCGAACAGGAGCCCGACGGCTCGTGGTTCGGGCGCTGGGGCGTCAACTACATCTACGGCACCGGGTCCGTCGTCCCCGCCCTGACCGCGGCCGGGTTCCCCGGCTCGCACCCGGCGATCCGCCGCGCCGTCGGCTGGCTCGAATCCGTCCAGAACGAGGACGGCGGCTGGGGCGAGGACCTGCGCTCCTACCAGGACGCGGCCCGCTGGAGCGGCCGGGGCGCCTCCACCGCCTCACAGACCGGATGGGCGCTGATGGCGCTCCTCGCGGCCGGTGAGCGGGACTCCAAGGCCGTCGAGCGGGGCGTCGCCTGGCTCGCCGCGACCCAGCGGGACGACGGCTCCTGGGACGAGCCCTACTTCACCGGCACCGGCTTCCCGTGGGACTTCTCCATCAACTACCACCTCTACCGGCAGGTGTTCCCGCTCACCGCCCTCGGCCGCTACCTCCACGGGGAGCCCTTCGCGAAGAGGCCCTACCCCGAGGCCGAGGGGGGCTGA
- a CDS encoding phosphorylase family protein, giving the protein MSAQPDPAPLLIACALGIEHLALRAGDRGGAGGPVTVVRTGMGPKAADRSVTRILADPHLADAAVLATGFCAGLAPGMHPGDLVVAEETRDPRGTVPCVGTELLVKELARTLPGRTVHTGPLTGSDHVVRGPERSDLLATGAIAVDMESAATLLSAVRTGPRPVAAVRVVVDAPEHELVRIGTVRGGISAFRVLRSVLPAFFEWHRSLLLPRR; this is encoded by the coding sequence ATGAGCGCACAGCCCGACCCGGCCCCGCTGCTGATCGCCTGCGCGCTCGGCATCGAGCACCTCGCCCTGCGCGCCGGCGACCGCGGCGGCGCCGGCGGGCCGGTCACCGTGGTGCGCACCGGCATGGGACCCAAGGCGGCCGACCGCTCGGTCACCCGAATCCTCGCCGACCCGCACCTCGCCGACGCCGCCGTGCTGGCCACCGGGTTCTGCGCCGGGCTCGCCCCCGGCATGCACCCGGGCGACCTGGTCGTCGCCGAGGAGACCAGGGACCCGCGCGGGACCGTCCCGTGCGTCGGCACCGAACTGCTCGTCAAGGAACTGGCGCGGACACTGCCGGGACGCACCGTCCACACCGGGCCGCTGACCGGCTCCGACCACGTCGTGCGCGGACCCGAGCGGTCGGACCTGCTCGCGACCGGCGCGATCGCGGTGGACATGGAATCCGCCGCGACGCTTCTGAGCGCCGTCCGTACGGGACCGCGCCCCGTTGCGGCCGTCCGGGTGGTCGTGGACGCTCCAGAACATGAACTCGTCCGAATCGGCACGGTGCGCGGTGGAATATCAGCCTTCCGCGTCCTTCGTTCCGTCCTTCCCGCATTCTTCGAATGGCACCGATCCTTGTTGCTCCCCCGGAGGTGA
- the hpnH gene encoding adenosyl-hopene transferase HpnH: MAMPLRQSIKVATYLAEQKLRKRDKFPLIVELEPLFACNLACEGCGKIQHPAGVLKQRMPVAQAVGAVLESGAPMVSIAGGEPLMHPQIDEIVRQLVAKKKYVFLCTNAMLLRKKMDKFTPSPYFAFAVHIDGLRERHDESVAKEGVFDEAVAAIKEAKRRGFRVTTNSTFFNTDTPQTIIEVLDFLNDELRVDEMMISPAYAYEKAPDQDHFLGVTQTRELFKKAFAGGNRLRWRLNHSPLFLDFLEGKVDFPCTAWAIPNYSLFGWQRPCYLMSDGYVPTYRELIEKTDWDKYGRGKDPRCDNCMAHCGYEPTAVLATMGSLKESLRAMRETVSGNRG, translated from the coding sequence ATGGCCATGCCGCTGCGCCAGTCCATCAAGGTCGCTACATACCTGGCAGAACAGAAGCTCCGCAAGCGTGACAAGTTCCCGCTGATCGTGGAGCTCGAACCCCTCTTCGCCTGCAACCTCGCCTGCGAGGGCTGCGGCAAGATCCAGCACCCGGCCGGGGTGCTCAAGCAGCGCATGCCGGTCGCCCAGGCCGTGGGCGCGGTCCTGGAGTCGGGGGCGCCGATGGTGTCCATCGCCGGCGGCGAGCCCCTGATGCACCCTCAGATCGACGAGATCGTGCGGCAGTTGGTGGCGAAGAAGAAGTACGTCTTCCTCTGCACCAACGCCATGCTGCTGCGCAAGAAGATGGACAAGTTCACGCCCTCGCCGTACTTCGCCTTCGCCGTCCACATCGACGGGCTGCGCGAGCGGCACGACGAGTCGGTCGCCAAGGAGGGCGTGTTCGACGAGGCGGTGGCCGCCATCAAGGAGGCCAAGCGGCGCGGCTTCCGGGTCACCACCAACTCGACCTTCTTCAACACCGACACCCCGCAGACCATCATCGAGGTCCTCGACTTCCTCAACGACGAGCTGCGGGTGGACGAGATGATGATCTCGCCCGCCTACGCCTACGAGAAGGCCCCCGACCAGGACCACTTCCTCGGCGTCACGCAGACCCGCGAGCTGTTCAAGAAGGCGTTCGCGGGCGGCAACCGGCTGCGCTGGCGGCTCAACCACTCCCCGCTCTTCCTGGACTTCCTGGAGGGCAAGGTCGACTTCCCGTGCACCGCGTGGGCGATCCCCAACTACTCGCTGTTCGGCTGGCAGCGCCCCTGCTACCTGATGAGCGACGGCTACGTGCCGACCTACCGCGAACTCATCGAGAAGACCGACTGGGACAAGTACGGACGCGGCAAGGACCCGCGCTGCGACAACTGCATGGCGCACTGCGGCTACGAGCCCACCGCCGTCCTCGCCACCATGGGATCGCTCAAGGAGTCGCTGCGCGCGATGCGCGAGACGGTCTCCGGGAACCGGGGGTGA
- the ispG gene encoding flavodoxin-dependent (E)-4-hydroxy-3-methylbut-2-enyl-diphosphate synthase — protein sequence MTAVSLGVPQLPPRPIAERRLSRRIDVGQVPVGGGAPVSVQSMTTTRTSDIGATLQQIAELTASGCQIVRVACPTQDDADALSTIARKSQIPVIADIHFQPKYVFAAIEAGCAAVRVNPGNIKQFDDKVKEIAGAAKDHGTPIRIGVNAGSLDRRLLQKYGRATPEALVESALWEASLFEEHGFRDIKISVKHNDPVIMIEAYKQLAAQSDYPLHLGVTEAGPAFQGTIKSAVAFGALLSQGIGDTIRVSLSAPPAEEVKVGIQILESLNLKQRGLEIVSCPSCGRAQVDVYKLAEEVTAGLTGMEVPLRVAVMGCVVNGPGEAREADLGVASGNGKGQIFVKGEVIKTVPESKIVETLIEEAMKIAAQMEQDGVAAGEPAVTVS from the coding sequence ATGACCGCCGTCTCCCTCGGCGTGCCCCAGCTCCCGCCCCGGCCGATCGCCGAGCGCCGCCTCTCGCGGCGCATCGACGTCGGGCAGGTGCCGGTCGGCGGTGGCGCCCCGGTGTCGGTGCAGTCGATGACCACGACCCGCACCTCCGACATCGGCGCCACCCTCCAGCAGATCGCCGAACTCACCGCGTCGGGCTGCCAGATCGTGCGGGTGGCCTGTCCGACGCAGGACGACGCGGACGCCCTGTCGACGATCGCCCGCAAGTCGCAGATCCCGGTCATCGCCGACATCCACTTCCAGCCGAAGTACGTGTTCGCGGCGATCGAGGCGGGCTGCGCCGCCGTCCGCGTCAACCCGGGCAACATCAAGCAGTTCGACGACAAGGTCAAGGAGATCGCGGGCGCCGCCAAGGACCACGGCACGCCGATCCGCATCGGCGTCAACGCCGGCTCCCTCGACCGGCGCCTGCTCCAGAAGTACGGCAGGGCCACCCCGGAGGCGCTCGTCGAGTCGGCGCTGTGGGAGGCGTCCCTCTTCGAGGAGCACGGCTTCCGGGACATCAAGATCTCGGTGAAGCACAACGACCCGGTCATCATGATCGAGGCGTACAAGCAGCTCGCCGCCCAGTCCGACTACCCCCTCCACCTCGGCGTCACCGAGGCGGGCCCGGCCTTCCAGGGCACCATCAAGTCGGCCGTCGCCTTCGGCGCCCTGCTCTCCCAGGGCATCGGCGACACCATCCGCGTCTCCCTCTCGGCGCCGCCCGCCGAGGAGGTCAAGGTCGGCATCCAGATCCTGGAGTCCCTCAACCTCAAGCAGCGCGGCCTGGAGATCGTCTCCTGCCCGTCCTGCGGCCGCGCCCAGGTCGACGTCTACAAGCTCGCCGAAGAGGTCACCGCCGGCCTGACCGGCATGGAGGTCCCGCTCCGGGTCGCCGTCATGGGCTGCGTCGTCAACGGTCCGGGCGAGGCCCGCGAGGCCGACCTCGGCGTCGCCTCCGGCAACGGCAAGGGCCAGATCTTCGTCAAGGGCGAGGTCATCAAGACCGTCCCCGAGTCGAAGATCGTGGAGACCCTCATCGAGGAAGCGATGAAGATCGCCGCACAGATGGAGCAGGACGGCGTCGCGGCGGGGGAGCCGGCCGTCACCGTGAGCTGA